The Mycolicibacterium mageritense genome contains a region encoding:
- a CDS encoding bifunctional [glutamine synthetase] adenylyltransferase/[glutamine synthetase]-adenylyl-L-tyrosine phosphorylase, which translates to MTVAKPATERPKLPSVGRLGLVQPQAAADLDRLGWNTDEHVELLWSLSRAPDADIAVSAMVRLAEAPGADWDELNRALLTDRALRGRLFGVLGSSLALGDHLAAHPQSWRLLAGDVELPSAEQLHQTFTEAAEGAEISRGTGSAVPALRDLYRDRLLVLAALDVASTVENEPVLPFVTVGEHLSDLADAALGAALTVANRVVCGDGPRPRLAVIAMGKCGARELNYVSDVDIIFVGDDVEIDGVNDNLALATRVAGEMMRFAGDAFFQVDAALRPEGKRGQLVRTLDSHIAYYQRWAKTWEFQALLKARPAVGDAELGTAYSDALMPMVWTACEREDFVPEVQAMRRRVEELVPAGVRAREIKLGTGGLRDVEFAVQLLQLVHGRNDESLHVASTVDALAALGAGGYIGRDDTANMTASYEFLRLLEHRLQLQRLKRTHMLPDESDDEAYRWLARAAHVRPDGRHDAQGVLREELKRQSLRVSRLHAKLFYQPLLESVGQPAVGIGAGMSAESAERQLAALGYEGPQSALTHLAALTGQSGRRGRVQQVLLPTLLDWLSDTPDPDAGLLAYRRISDELSEQRWYLSTLRDEGAVAKRLMRVLGTSAYIPELLMRAPEVLQLYADGPNGPKLLEGDPDSVARSLVASAGRHSDPVRGIAAARTLRRRELARIASADVLGLLEVTDVCRALTSVWVAVLQAALDAVIRANTPESGPPARLAVIGMGRLGGGELGYGSDADVLFVCEPTAGVEESVAVKWSVSIAEQVRALLGTPSADPPLEVDAGLRPEGRNGPLVRTLASYEAYYAQWAQPWEIQALLRAHRVAGDLELGERFLLMVDNTRYPPGGVSAEAVQEIRRIKARVDAERLPRGADPNTHTKLGRGGLADIEWTVQLLQLRYAHKVPALHNTSTLETLDAIGAAELVAEGDVELLRQAWLTATRARNALVLVRGKPTDQLPGPGRQLNAVALAAGWGSDDGGEFLDNYLRVTRRAKTVVRKIFGG; encoded by the coding sequence GTGACCGTGGCCAAACCTGCTACCGAACGCCCCAAGCTGCCCAGTGTCGGACGGCTCGGGCTCGTGCAACCGCAGGCCGCGGCCGACCTGGACCGGCTGGGCTGGAACACCGACGAGCACGTCGAACTGTTGTGGTCGCTGTCGCGCGCCCCGGACGCCGACATCGCGGTGTCCGCCATGGTGCGCCTGGCCGAGGCGCCCGGCGCCGACTGGGACGAACTGAACCGTGCGCTGCTGACCGATCGCGCGCTGCGGGGCCGGCTGTTCGGCGTGCTCGGGTCGTCGCTGGCGCTCGGTGACCACCTGGCCGCTCATCCACAGTCCTGGCGGCTGCTGGCAGGCGACGTCGAGTTGCCGAGCGCCGAACAGCTGCACCAGACATTCACCGAGGCAGCCGAGGGCGCTGAAATCTCAAGGGGCACCGGCTCTGCGGTGCCGGCGCTGCGCGACCTGTACCGGGACCGGCTGCTGGTGCTGGCCGCGCTCGACGTCGCGTCGACCGTGGAGAACGAGCCGGTGCTGCCGTTCGTCACCGTCGGTGAGCACCTGTCCGATCTGGCCGACGCTGCGCTGGGTGCGGCGCTGACCGTGGCCAACCGGGTGGTGTGCGGCGACGGGCCCAGGCCCCGGCTCGCGGTCATCGCGATGGGCAAATGCGGTGCGCGCGAACTGAACTACGTCAGCGATGTCGACATCATCTTCGTGGGTGACGACGTGGAAATAGACGGGGTGAACGACAACCTCGCACTGGCCACCCGGGTGGCCGGCGAGATGATGCGGTTCGCGGGTGACGCGTTCTTCCAGGTGGACGCGGCGCTGCGGCCCGAAGGCAAACGCGGCCAGCTGGTGCGGACGCTCGATTCGCACATTGCCTACTACCAGCGCTGGGCCAAGACCTGGGAGTTCCAGGCGCTGCTCAAGGCGCGTCCGGCCGTGGGGGATGCCGAGCTCGGCACCGCGTACTCCGACGCGCTCATGCCCATGGTGTGGACCGCTTGCGAGCGTGAGGATTTCGTTCCCGAGGTGCAGGCCATGCGCCGTCGCGTCGAGGAACTGGTGCCTGCCGGGGTGCGGGCCCGCGAGATCAAGCTCGGCACCGGCGGGCTGCGGGACGTCGAATTCGCGGTGCAGCTCCTGCAACTGGTGCACGGCCGCAACGACGAGTCGCTGCACGTGGCGTCGACGGTCGACGCGCTCGCGGCGTTGGGGGCCGGCGGCTACATCGGCCGGGACGACACCGCCAACATGACGGCGTCCTACGAGTTCCTGCGGTTGCTCGAGCACCGGCTGCAACTGCAGCGGCTCAAGCGGACCCACATGCTGCCCGACGAGAGCGACGACGAGGCCTACCGCTGGCTGGCCCGGGCCGCCCACGTGCGCCCCGACGGCAGGCACGACGCCCAGGGCGTGCTGCGCGAGGAGTTGAAGCGCCAGAGCCTGCGGGTTTCGCGGCTGCACGCCAAGCTGTTCTACCAGCCGCTGCTGGAATCGGTGGGCCAGCCGGCGGTGGGCATCGGTGCGGGTATGAGTGCCGAATCCGCCGAACGTCAGCTCGCCGCACTGGGTTACGAAGGTCCGCAGAGCGCACTGACCCACCTGGCGGCGCTCACCGGGCAGAGCGGGCGCCGCGGGCGCGTGCAACAGGTGCTGCTGCCGACACTGCTGGACTGGCTGTCGGACACCCCAGACCCGGATGCGGGCCTGTTGGCCTACCGCCGCATCAGCGACGAGCTGTCCGAGCAGCGGTGGTACCTGTCAACCTTGCGCGATGAAGGCGCGGTGGCCAAGCGACTCATGCGCGTGCTCGGCACGTCGGCCTACATCCCTGAGTTGCTCATGCGTGCACCCGAGGTGCTCCAGCTCTACGCGGACGGTCCCAACGGACCCAAACTGCTCGAAGGTGATCCGGACAGCGTTGCGCGCTCGCTGGTGGCCTCGGCCGGACGGCACTCCGATCCGGTGCGCGGTATCGCGGCCGCACGCACGCTGCGCCGTCGTGAACTGGCCCGGATCGCGTCAGCCGACGTGCTGGGACTGCTCGAGGTCACCGATGTGTGCCGGGCCCTCACGTCGGTGTGGGTCGCGGTGCTGCAGGCCGCGCTGGACGCGGTGATCCGCGCCAACACCCCGGAATCGGGCCCGCCCGCGCGGCTCGCCGTGATCGGCATGGGCCGGCTGGGCGGCGGCGAGCTGGGGTACGGCTCGGACGCCGACGTGCTGTTCGTGTGCGAGCCGACCGCGGGCGTCGAGGAATCCGTCGCGGTCAAGTGGTCGGTGAGCATCGCCGAACAGGTACGCGCGCTGCTGGGCACGCCGAGTGCCGACCCGCCCCTCGAAGTGGACGCCGGCCTGCGGCCCGAGGGGCGCAACGGTCCGCTGGTGCGCACCCTGGCGTCTTACGAGGCGTACTACGCGCAGTGGGCGCAGCCATGGGAGATCCAGGCGCTGCTGCGCGCGCACCGCGTGGCGGGCGATCTTGAACTCGGTGAGCGGTTTCTGCTCATGGTCGACAACACCCGGTATCCACCGGGCGGCGTTTCGGCCGAGGCGGTTCAGGAGATCCGGCGGATCAAGGCACGCGTGGACGCCGAACGGTTGCCGCGCGGCGCCGACCCCAACACCCACACCAAGCTGGGGCGTGGCGGGCTCGCCGACATCGAGTGGACCGTGCAGCTGCTGCAACTGCGCTACGCGCACAAAGTGCCTGCGTTGCACAACACGTCGACGCTGGAGACCCTCGACGCGATCGGCGCGGCCGAACTGGTCGCCGAGGGCGATGTGGAGCTGCTCCGGCAGGCGTGGCTCACCGCGACGCGGGCCCGCAACGCGCTCGTGCTCGTGCGCGGCAAGCCCACCGACCAGCTGCCGGGCCCGGGGCGCCAGCTCAACGCCGTGGCGCTCGCGGCGGGCTGGGGCAGCGACGACGGCGGCGAGTTCCTGGACAACTACCTGAGGGTGACACGTCGGGCCAAGACTGTGGTGCGGAAGATTTTCGGCGGCTGA
- the glnA gene encoding type I glutamate--ammonia ligase: MDRQKEFVLRTLEERDIRFVRLWFTDVLGYLKSVAIAPAELEGAFEEGIGFDGSSIEGFARVYESDTVARPDPSTFQVLPWTTSGGKHYSARMFCDITMPDGSPSWADSRHVLRRQLAKASDLGFSCYVHPEIEFFLLKPGPDDGTPPVPADNGGYFDQAVHDAAPNFRRHAIDALEQMGISVEFSHHEGAPGQQEIDLRYADALSMADNVMTFRYLVKEVALADGVRASFMPKPFAEHPGSAMHTHMSLFEGDTNAFHSPDDPLQLSDVAKSFIAGILEHASEISAVTNQWVNSYKRLVHGGEAPTAASWGAANRSALVRVPMYTPRKASSRRVEVRSPDSACNPYLTFAVLLAAGLRGVEKGYVLGPQAEDNVWSLTPEERRAMGYRELPSSLGNALESMENSELVAEALGEHVFDYFLRNKRAEWENYRSHVTPYELKNYLSL, from the coding sequence ATGGACCGCCAGAAGGAATTCGTGCTGCGCACGCTGGAAGAACGCGATATCCGCTTCGTCCGGTTGTGGTTCACCGATGTCCTTGGCTACCTCAAGTCGGTCGCGATCGCGCCCGCGGAGCTCGAAGGGGCTTTCGAGGAGGGCATCGGCTTCGACGGTTCCTCGATCGAGGGCTTCGCGCGGGTGTACGAATCCGACACCGTCGCGCGGCCTGATCCGTCGACGTTCCAGGTGCTGCCGTGGACCACCAGCGGCGGCAAGCACTATTCCGCGCGCATGTTCTGCGACATCACCATGCCCGACGGTTCGCCCTCGTGGGCCGACTCGCGGCACGTGCTGCGCCGCCAGCTCGCCAAGGCCAGTGACCTCGGATTCTCCTGCTACGTGCATCCCGAGATCGAGTTCTTCCTGCTGAAGCCGGGGCCCGACGACGGCACGCCGCCGGTCCCGGCCGACAACGGCGGCTACTTCGACCAGGCCGTGCACGACGCGGCCCCCAATTTCCGCCGCCACGCCATCGATGCGCTGGAGCAGATGGGCATCTCGGTCGAGTTCAGCCACCACGAAGGCGCGCCGGGCCAGCAGGAGATCGATCTGCGGTATGCAGACGCGCTGTCGATGGCCGACAACGTGATGACGTTCCGGTACCTGGTCAAGGAAGTCGCGCTGGCCGACGGTGTGCGGGCGTCGTTCATGCCCAAGCCGTTCGCCGAACATCCCGGCTCGGCCATGCACACCCACATGAGCCTGTTCGAGGGCGACACCAACGCGTTCCACAGCCCCGACGACCCGCTGCAGCTCTCCGACGTGGCCAAGTCGTTCATCGCAGGCATCCTTGAGCACGCCAGCGAGATCAGCGCGGTCACCAACCAGTGGGTGAACTCCTACAAGCGGCTCGTGCACGGCGGCGAGGCGCCCACCGCGGCGTCGTGGGGCGCGGCCAACCGATCGGCGCTCGTGCGCGTTCCGATGTACACGCCGCGCAAGGCGTCGTCGCGCCGCGTCGAGGTGCGCAGCCCCGATTCGGCGTGCAACCCGTACCTGACGTTCGCAGTACTGCTGGCCGCCGGGCTCCGTGGCGTCGAGAAGGGCTATGTGCTGGGCCCGCAGGCCGAGGACAACGTGTGGAGCCTGACTCCCGAGGAGCGCCGGGCGATGGGTTACCGCGAGCTGCCGTCGAGCCTCGGAAACGCGCTGGAGTCCATGGAGAACTCCGAGCTGGTGGCAGAAGCGTTGGGGGAGCACGTATTCGACTACTTCCTGCGCAACAAGCGCGCAGAGTGGGAGAACTACCGCAGCCACGTCACGCCGTACGAGCTGAAGAACTACCTGTCGCTCTAG
- a CDS encoding alpha/beta hydrolase: MSAVRWAGTRGATRLLAAALLMTPLMAAPAATASPEGTSAQPYGEPPLWGSCANWVSDTSAIPTAQCGTVAVPVDWDDPANAQGAQAELAVIRVPASGDKIGVLMVNPGGPGASAVDTVAGMGAALAGTEIGRRFDLVGFDPRGVGHSTPQLRCRTDAEFDAYRRESMVDYSPQGVAHIEGLYRQLAQQCLDRMGAPFLANIGTASSARDMDAVRAALGENQVNYLGFSYGTELGAAYAEQFGDRVRTMVLDGAIDPSADPITKTIRQMAGFQKAFDAYAADCAKSAGCPLGTDPAQFVSRYHQLVDPLVTRPGVTSDPRGLSYQDADTGTVNALYSARYWLYLTSGLLGLQRGTDAGDLLLLADDYQHRNDAGHYQNLQDAFTAIRCVDSPYPTDPTVWAQADQQIRQVAPFLAYGEFTGYAPRDICALWPVPPTSAPHQVRGPGPGKVVVVSTTGDPATPYQAGVELARQMDASLITFNGTQHTVVFNGDACVDSAVLRFFVDGVPPSDGLQC, translated from the coding sequence ATGTCAGCCGTGCGGTGGGCCGGGACGCGAGGAGCAACACGACTACTGGCAGCGGCACTGCTCATGACGCCCCTGATGGCCGCTCCGGCCGCGACGGCCTCGCCCGAAGGCACGTCGGCACAGCCGTACGGCGAACCGCCGCTGTGGGGGAGTTGTGCCAACTGGGTATCGGACACCTCGGCGATCCCGACGGCACAGTGCGGCACCGTCGCGGTGCCGGTCGACTGGGACGACCCGGCGAATGCCCAAGGCGCACAAGCTGAATTGGCCGTCATCCGGGTTCCGGCCAGCGGCGACAAAATCGGCGTGCTGATGGTCAACCCGGGCGGCCCCGGCGCGTCGGCGGTGGACACCGTCGCAGGCATGGGTGCCGCACTGGCCGGCACCGAGATCGGCCGCCGGTTCGACCTGGTCGGGTTCGACCCGCGCGGCGTCGGGCATTCCACGCCGCAGCTGCGGTGCCGTACCGATGCTGAATTCGACGCGTACCGGCGCGAATCCATGGTCGACTACAGCCCTCAAGGCGTCGCGCACATCGAAGGCCTGTACCGGCAGTTGGCGCAACAGTGCCTGGACCGCATGGGTGCGCCGTTCCTGGCGAACATCGGCACCGCGTCGTCGGCGCGGGACATGGATGCGGTACGGGCCGCGCTCGGCGAGAACCAGGTGAACTACCTGGGTTTCTCGTACGGCACCGAACTCGGCGCGGCCTACGCCGAGCAGTTCGGCGACCGGGTCCGCACCATGGTGCTCGACGGTGCCATCGACCCCAGCGCCGACCCGATCACCAAGACGATCCGCCAGATGGCAGGTTTCCAAAAGGCTTTCGACGCCTACGCCGCCGACTGCGCCAAATCCGCGGGGTGCCCGCTTGGCACCGACCCGGCGCAGTTCGTGAGCCGCTACCACCAACTCGTCGATCCGTTGGTGACCCGGCCGGGCGTCACATCCGATCCGCGCGGTCTGAGCTATCAGGACGCGGACACCGGCACCGTCAACGCGTTGTACTCGGCGCGGTACTGGCTGTACCTCACGAGCGGCCTGCTCGGGCTGCAACGCGGCACCGACGCCGGCGATCTGCTGTTGCTCGCCGACGACTATCAACACCGCAATGACGCGGGCCACTACCAGAACCTGCAGGACGCGTTCACCGCGATCCGGTGCGTGGATTCGCCGTATCCGACGGATCCGACGGTGTGGGCCCAGGCCGATCAGCAGATCCGCCAGGTCGCCCCGTTCTTGGCCTACGGCGAGTTCACGGGCTATGCGCCGCGGGACATCTGCGCGCTGTGGCCCGTGCCGCCCACGTCGGCGCCGCATCAGGTGCGCGGCCCGGGGCCCGGCAAGGTCGTGGTGGTGTCGACGACAGGCGATCCGGCCACGCCGTATCAGGCCGGCGTGGAGCTGGCCCGCCAGATGGACGCGTCGCTGATCACGTTCAACGGCACACAGCACACCGTGGTGTTCAACGGCGACGCGTGCGTGGACAGCGCCGTGCTGCGGTTCTTCGTCGACGGCGTGCCGCCGTCCGACGGGCTGCAGTGCTGA